A window of Castanea sativa cultivar Marrone di Chiusa Pesio chromosome 1, ASM4071231v1 contains these coding sequences:
- the LOC142621836 gene encoding lysine-specific histone demethylase 1 homolog 1 — MEPRDPNSQQHDPSDNPNDVVSGEGDDSSAETDLTLSASATPSETNPQTSPPKTTPEAPVSDSQDDSSDPIQEDEPPQNPNPTEPGPTEPGPPAKKRRRRKKFFTELNGNPSLNKNRRSEMAKDVDVEALIAISVGFPVDSLTEEEIEANVVSTIGGVEQANYIVVRNHILTRWRSNVSVWLTRDHSLESIRSEHKGLVDSAYHFLLHHGYINFGLAPAIKEAKLKSFDGIEKGNVVIVGAGLAGLVAARQLVFMGFKVVVLEGRARPGGRVRTKKINGDGVEAAADLGGSVLTGINGNPLGVLARQLGLPLHKVRDICPLYLPDGKSVNSEIDSKVEVSFNKLLDRVCKLRHAMIEEVRSVDVPLGTALEAFRRVYNVAEDLEERMLLNWHLANLEYANASLMSNLSMAYWDQDDPYEMGGDHCFIPGGNETFVRALAEELPIFYERTVDSIRYGTDGVLVYAGGQEFRGDMVLCTVPLGVLKKGMIEFFPELPQRKRDAIQRLGFGLLNKVAMLFPYNFWGGDIDTFGHLTEDQSMRGEFFLFYSYSSVSGGPLLVALVAGDAAIKFEMMSPVESVRRVLDILRGIFHPKGITVPDPVQAVCTRWGKDQFTYGSYSYVAIGSSGDDYDILAESVGDGRVFFAGEATNKQYPATMHGAFLSGMREAANMLRVAKRRSLIPADKLNNVSEESDNLNKLFETPDLTFGSFSVLFAPMSNDLNSNSLLRVKFGGEKLDSGGLCLYGLISRNQVIELSRVDGDGNRMRMLNHDFGVRLVGRKGLSGVGESVISHITLARSNQNGGIKDDAA; from the coding sequence ATGGAACCAAGGGACCCAAATTCCCAACAACATGACCCCTCCGACAACCCTAACGACGTCGTATCCGGCGAGGGAGACGACTCCTCAGCTGAAACTGATCTCACTCTTTCAGCAAGTGCAACCCCTTCAGAAACCAATCCCCAAACCTCACCTCCCAAAACGACACCCGAAGCCCCCGTTTCGGACTCCCAAGACGACTCCTCCGACCCAATTCAAGAAGATGAACCGCCTCAAAACCCTAACCCGACCGAACCCGGCCCAACCGAGCCCGGTCCGCCTGCCAAGAAACGACGCCGTAGGAAGAAATTCTTCACGGAGCTCAACGGAAATCCGTCGCTCAACAAGAACCGCCGGTCGGAAATGGCGAAAGACGTCGACGTGGAAGCTCTGATCGCTATCTCGGTTGGATTTCCGGTTGATTCGCTCACCGAGGAGGAGATCGAAGCCAATGTTGTATCCACAATCGGCGGTGTTGAGCAAGCTAACTATATTGTGGTTCGGAACCACATTCTGACTCGGTGGCGGTCCAACGTGTCGGTCTGGTTGACCCGTGACCACTCGCTGGAGTCAATTCGGTCGGAACACAAAGGCCTTGTCGACTCGGCCTACCATTTCCTTCTCCACCACGGTTACATCAATTTCGGGCTCGCCCCGGCCATCAAAGAAGCCAAGTTGAAGTCTTTCGACGGAATTGAGAAGGGCAATGTGGTAATTGTAGGAGCCGGTCTCGCCGGTTTAGTCGCGGCGAGGCAATTGGTGTTTATGGGATTCAAAGTGGTAGTCTTGGAAGGAAGGGCACGCCCCGGCGGGCGCGTGAGGACGAAGAAAATCAACGGTGACGGTGTGGAGGCCGCGGCGGACCTCGGTGGAAGTGTCCTCACCGGAATAAATGGGAACCCACTTGGGGTTCTGGCAAGGCAATTAGGGTTGCCACTTCATAAGGTGAGAGATATATGCCCTTTGTATTTACCAGATGGGAAGTCAGTGAATTCTGAAATTGATTCTAAAGTAGAGGTTTCATTTAATAAGCTATTGGATAGAGTTTGTAAGCTTAGGCATGCTATGATAGAAGAAGTTAGATCAGTGGATGTTCCCTTAGGGACCGCGTTAGAAGCGTTTCGGCGTGTTTATAATGTGGCTGAGGATTTGGAAGAAAGAATGCTGTTGAATTGGCATCTTGCCAATTTGGAATATGCTAATGCTTCGTTGATGTCGAATTTGTCAATGGCGTATTGGGATCAGGATGATCCTTATGAGATGGGTGGCGATCACTGTTTTATTCCAGGGGGGAATGAGACATTTGTCCGTGCCTTAGCGGAGGAGCTTCCGATTTTTTATGAGAGGACTGTGGATAGTATCAGGTATGGGACGGATGGGGTGTTGGTTTATGCTGGTGGGCAGGAGTTTCGTGGTGATATGGTGCTTTGCACCGTGCCATTGGGCGTGCTTAAGAAGGGAATGATTGAATTCTTCCCTGAGCTTCCtcaaaggaagagagatgcgaTTCAGAGGTTAGGATTCGGGTTGTTGAATAAGGTTGCCATGTTGTTTCCGTATAATTTTTGGGGTGGAGATATTGACACATTTGGGCATTTGACTGAAGATCAGAGTATGAGAGGggagttttttttgttttatagctATTCTTCTGTGTCAGGAGGCCCACTTCTTGTTGCACTTGTGGCAGGAGATGCTGCAATCAAGTTTGAGATGATGTCGCCCGTGGAGTCTGTGAGAAGGGTGTTAGACATATTGAGGGGTATCTTTCATCCAAAAGGGATTACTGTTCCAGATCCTGTTCAGGCGGTCTGTACTCGTTGGGGGAAGGATCAATTCACTTACGGATCTTACTCTTATGTCGCAATAGGCTCTTCGGGGGATGACTATGATATTCTTGCGGAGAGTGTGGGAGATGGGAGGGTGTTCTTTGCTGGAGAGGCAACTAACAAACAGTATCCAGCGACAATGCATGGAGCTTTTCTTAGTGGGATGAGAGAAGCTGCTAACATGCTTAGAGTGGCCAAGAGAAGGTCATTAATTCCAGCTGATAAATTAAATAATGTGAGTGAGGAAAGTGACAATTTGAATAAATTGTTTGAGACCCCTGACCTGACTTTTGGGAGCTTCTCTGTTTTGTTTGCTCCAATGTCAAATGACCTTAATTCCAATTCATTGTTAAGGGTGAAATTTGGAGGGGAGAAATTGGACTCTGGCGGTCTCTGTCTTTATGGCTTGATTTCTAGGAACCAGGTCATTGAGCTGAGTCGGGTAGATGGCGATGGGAACAGGATGAGGATGTTAAATCATGACTTTGGGGTGAGATTGGTTGGGAGGAAAGGCTTATCTGGTGTGGGGGAGTCTGTAATATCTCACATCACATTAGCTAGATCCAACCAAAATGGTGGAATTAAAGATGATGCTGCATAG